The Ostreibacterium oceani sequence GTGACCTATCGTACCTACGTTTACGTGAGGCTTGGTGCGCTCAAATTTCTCTTTTGACATGTCTTAATCTCCTAATACTTTATTTTTTTGAATTTTTGATAATTTCTTCTGCAACATTGGCTGGTGTTTCTGAGTATTTCAAAAACTCCATTGAATAACTGGCTCGACCCTGAGACAACGAGCGAACGGATGTTGCGTAACCGAACATTTCTGCAAGCGGGACCTCTGCATTGATGACTTTATCCATTGCACCATCTTCCATCCCTTGCACCAGACCGCGACGACGATTTAAGTCACCCATGACATCTCCCATGTACTCTTCTGGTGTCACGACTTCAACCTTCATAATCGGCTCAAGTAGCACGGCTTTTGCCTTCAGCGCGCCTTGACGGAATGCGTCTGACGCCGCCATCTTAAAGGCCATCTCGTTTGAATCAACTTCGTGATACGAACCGTCATACAAAGTCGCCTTCACATCGACAACAGGGAAGCCCGCCAATACACCTGACTGCATACGCTCTTGAATTCCTTTATCAACCGCTGGGATATATTCGCGCGGAACCACCCCACCAACAATCTCATTAACGAAGGTATAGCCTTCGCCTGGCTCTTGTGGCTCAAGCTTTAACCACACATGACCGTACTGACCACGACCGCCTGATTGTTTAACAAACTTGCCTTCTTGATTAACTGCCTCGCGAATCGTTTCTCTATAAGAAACTTGTGGCGCACCAACGCTTGTCTCAACATTAAACTCGCGTCGCATCCGATCAACGATGATGTCTAAGTGTAACTCACCCATCCCTGAAATAATGGTTTGCCCCGTTTCTTCGTCCGTTTTTACACGAAACGACGGATCTTCTTGGGCCAATTTACCCAACGCAATACCCATCTTTTCTTGGTCTGCTTTTGTTTTCGGCTCAACGGCAATCGAAATAACGGGCTCTGGGAACTCCATTCGCTCCAAAATCACAGGGCGATTCATATCACATAATGTCTCACCCGTTGTCACGTCTTTCAAACCGATGCAAGCCGCGATATCGCCAGCAAGAATTTCTTTGATTTCTTCGCGTGAGTTGGCGTGCATCTGCACGATTCGACCAACACGCTCGCGCTTTTGCTTGATCGAATTCAGCACGGTACTCCCTGCATTCAATATACCAGAATAACAGCGAACGAACGTCAACGTCCCCACAAACGGGTCAGTTGCAATCTTAAACGCCAATGCCGCAAACGGATCCGTGTCATTTGCCTCACACTTAATTTCATTACCCTGCTCATCTTCACCACGAATGGCTTTAACCTCAGCGGGTGACGGCATGTATTCAATCACCGCATCGAGGACGGCCTGAACCCCTTTATTTTTAAAAGCAGAACCACAAGCGCAAAGCACTATTTCATTGTCCAACGTCCGCTGGCGTAGACCTGATTTGATTTCATCTTCGGTTAATGCTTCGCCTTCGATGTACTTATCCATTAACGTTTCTGAGCTTTCAGCAGCGGCCTCTATTAAACCTTGACGCCACTCCTCTGCCATTTCTGCTAAATCCGCAGGAATTTCATCATAAGTAAAGGTCATCCCTTGGTCGGCTTCATTCCAGTTAATGAACTTCATTTTAATCAGGTCAATAACGCCTCTGAAAGTATCTTCCGCACCAACAGGAATCTGCATTGGTACCGCGTTTGCGCCTAATCTTTTTTTAAGCTGCTCAACCACCATAAAAAAGTCAGCACCCGCGCGATCCATTTTATTCACAAACACCATACGTGGGACTTGGTATTTATTGGCTTGGCGCCATACCGTTTCGGTCTGGGGCTGAACACCAGAAGACGCACAAAGGACAACCACCGCGCCATCCAAAACGCGAAGCGAACGCTCAACCTCAATCGTAAAGTCAACGTGTCCTGGTGTGTCTATGATATTAATGCGATGCTCTGGGAATTGGGCATCCATACCGCGCCAAAAACAAGTCGTTGCCGCAGAAGTAATGGTAATACCACGCTCTTGCTCTTGTTCCATCCAGTCCATCGTCGCCGCACCATCATGGACTTCACCAATCTTATGCGACAATCCAGTGTAGAACAATACGCGCTCTGTCGTTGTCGTTTTACCTGCATCAACGTGCGCAACAATGCCAATATTTCGGTATTTTTCAATCGAAGTAGTTCGTGCCATCGTTATCTCCTATTACCAGCGGAAGTGAGCAAAGGCTTTGTTTGCTTCAGCCATTTTGTGCGTATCGTCACGCTTTTTAACCGCTGCCCCACGCTGATCCAACGCTTCGCTTAATTCAGCCGCCAGCCTTGCCGCCATTGATTTTTCGCCACGCTTACGTGCCGCCTCAATCAACCAGCGCATCGCCAATGCATTTTGGCGAACCGCACGGACTTCGACAGGTACTTGGTACGTTGCACCACCAACCCGTCGGGATTTAACTTCTACAGTTGGACGTACATTATCCAGCGCCTTCTCCAATACTTCAGTCGGCTCACCACCTTTATTGGCAACCACTGATTCCAGTGCGCGATAAACAATCTGCTCTGCAACAGATTTTTTGCCATCAACCATCACCATATTCATAAACTTGGCAACAACGGTGCTTCCAAACTTTGGATCTGGCAAAATTTCGCGTACGGGGACTTCTCTTCTTCTGGGCATATCTCTACCTATTTAATGTCAATAAAATTATGATTTTGGTCGCTTCGTTCCGTACTTAGAGCGACCTTGTTTTCTGTCATTTACACCAGCTGTATCCAAGCTGCCGCGGACGACATGGTAACGAACACCTGGTAAATCCTTGACCCGCCCACCGCGAATCAACACCAAGCTGTGCTCTTGCAGGTTGTGGCCTTCGCCACCAATATAAGCGGTGACTTCATAGTTACTGGTTAACCGAACACGGGCGACCTTACGCGCTGCTGAGTTAGGTTTTTTGGGCGTCGTTGTATAGACGCGAGTACAGACTCCTCGGCGCTGAGGGCAAGCCTGTAAAGCAGGAACGCTTGTCTTTTCTGCTTTGGTTTTTCTTGGCTTACGCACAAGCTGGTTTACTGTTGCCATAGTTTCATTTTCTCCACGAATTATTCGTCATTCAACTTTACGAAAAAGGATGCAACCTTAATCTTAAAAACGGTTTTTGTCAAGCTTTATTATTCCTGCGCCCCATCCTCGGATGCCTGCGCAGGGGTAACAAATAGTGATTCATCGAAGTGCTGCTCAGCCTTTCTCGACTCATGGTAAGCCAATCCAGTTCCTGCAGGGATTAATCGCCCAACCACAATATTTTCCTTTAATCCTCTTAAATCATCATATGCACCGCGCGTCGCTGCTTCTGTTAGTACGCGCGTTGTTTCTTGGAATGAGGCGGCCGACAAGAATGAATCGGTTGCCAAAGAGGCTTTTGTTATCCCCAGCAAAATAGGCACATATTGTGCAGGCTGTCCGCCGTTGGCTTCAACACGCGAATTCTCTTCAAATACCCGTGATAAATTGCCTTGCTCACCCGCGATTAATTGTGTATCGCCCGCATCGACAACTTCGACACGCTTAAGCATTTGCTTAACGATAACCTCGATGTGTTTATCGTTAATTTTTACCCCTTGCAAACGATAGACGTCTTGTACTTCTTTCGTAATAAACTCGGCTAAGGTCTTAATTCCTCTTAAGCGCAGAATATCATGCGGATCTGGCTCACCTTCGGATATCGTTTCGCCACGAACAACCGACTCACCTTCGAGCACGTTCATTTGTCGCCATTTCGGAATCAGCAGCTCATGCGTATGACCGTCTTCGTCCGTTATCACCAAGCGTTGCTTCCCTTTCGTCTCTTTCCCGAAACTAATAACCCCGGTTGCCTCTGCCATAATTGCTGGCTCTTTGGGCTTTCTCGCCTCAAATAAATCAGCCACTCGCGGCAATCCACCAGTAATGTCGCCTGTTTTCCCTGATTCCTGAGGAATACGAGAAATGATATCACCTGCTTTCACCTCGGCACCATCGACCAAATTGACAATTGCATTCGCTGGCAAGAAATAGGTCGATAAGGCATCGCCTGCTTTTTTGCCTTTGCTAATCTGGATTTGCGGACGCCTGTCTCTGGCAACTGTTGGTCGCTGACCTGGCTCTATCACCGTCAAGGTCGTTAAACCCGTTTCAGAATCTGTGCTGGTTTGAACCGTGACACCCTCTTCGAAATCAATAAATTTTACTTGACCACTAGCCTCTGAGACAATAGGACGCGTGTGCGGATCCCATTTTGCCACCATCATGCCTGGCTCAGTCGAATCGCCGTCCTGGACCATTAATACAGCACCGTACTGCAATTTATAGCGTTCACGTTCGTGACCCGCGGCATCAACAACCGATAACTCGCCGTTTCTTGCGGTCGTTACCCAGTTACCGTCTTTGTTTTGCACCGTTTTTACATTAGTGAGCTTAATGGTTCCCGTTGTTTTGGTGTCAACACTTCCTACCGCCGCTGACCGTGATGCTGCCCCCCCGATATGGAACGTCCGCATCGTCAACTGTGTCCCTGGCTCACCGATAGACTGTGCCGCAATCACACCGATGGCCTCGCCCTTGTTGACTAAGTTACCACGCGCCAAATCGCGGCCATAGCACTTAGCACAGACACCGTACTTTGAGTCACACGTAATCACAGAACGAACCATGACGTGATCAACACCTGCTGCATCGATGGTATCAACTGCTGCTTCGTCCAGTAGTGTGTTGCGGTCGATTAAGACTTCACCCGTTTTCGGATGCAAAATATCAGCCGCCACCACGCGTCCTAGCACGCGATCGCCCAATGACTCGACGACTTCGGAGCCCTCGACAACCGCCGTCATCTCCACGCCACCACTCGTGCCACAGTCATCATCCAAAATAACCAAGTCTTGGGATACATCGACTAGCCGTCTTGTTAGATAGCCTGAGTTCGCTGTTTTTAGCGCGGTATCTGCAAGCCCTTTCCGAGCACCGTGCGTTGAAGTAAAGTATTGCGCCACGGTTAACCCTTCGCGGAAATTAGCGGTAATCGGCGTTTCAATAATTGAGCCATCTGGCTTAGCCATCAGTCCACGCATACCCGCAAGCTGGCGCATTTGCGCTGCTGAGCCCCGTGCGCCTGAGTCAGCCATCATGTAAACAGAGTTGAAAGATTCTTCCTCGACACGGTTACCGTCTCGATCTTGTACTTCGTTCACCGACAGTTTATTCATCATCGCTTGGGCAACTTTGTCATTTGCTCGCGACCAAATATCGATGACTTTATTATAGCGTTCCCCGCCCGTCACTAGGCCAGAATGGTACTGGTCTTGTATCGCTTTTACTTCGTCTTCGGCGGCTCTGATAATCTCTGGCTTACTATCAGGAATCGTCATATCCTTGATCCCTATAGATGTTCCCGAATGCGTCGCATAGTGGAAGCCAGTGTACAGCAAAGCATCTGCTAGCAGCACGGTTGATTTCAAACCATTTTCCCGATAAGACAGATTAATGAGGTTAGAGATGTCTTTTTTCTTAAGTGTTTTATTATAGTGTTTAAAATCTAACTCTGATGGTAACTGAGTGCGTAGAATTGCACGGCCTACGGTCGTTTCCACACGTTTTACTTCGCCTTCTGTCTTGACCCTTAATTGAATATGGGCTTGGATATGCACTAACCCCATATCATAGGCCTTTTTGACCTCATCTGCATTGGCAAAAACCATCCCTTCGCCTTTTGCGTTAATTTTGGAACGTGTCATATAATAAAGCCCCAAGACAACATCCTGCGATGGCACGATAATTGGCTCACCGTTGGCTGGGTGCAAAATATTATTCGATGACATCATCAACGCACGCGATTCAATCTGCGCCTCTAATGACAAAGGCACGTGCACCGCCATTTGGTCGCCATCAAAATCCGCGTTAAATGCCGCGCAAACCAATGGGTGAAGCTGAATCGCCTTCCCTTCAATCAATAGCGGCTCAAACGCTTGAATACCTAAACGGTGTAGTGTGGGCGCTCGGTTGAGCAGCACGGGATGCTCACGAATTACCTCTTCCAACACGTCCCAGACCTCTGGCGTCGAACGGTCAACCATATTTTTTGCTGCCTTAATCGTATTCGCATGACCATAGCTAATCAGCTTTGAAAAAACGAAGGGCTTAAATAGCTCTAATGCCATTTTCTTAGGTAAGCCACATTGGTGTAGCCGCAGTGTTGGTCCAACCACGATAACCGAACGACCAGAATAGTCAACGCGCTTACCTAACAAGTTCTGACGGAAGCGCCCTTGTTTACCTTTAATCATTTCAGCCAATGACTTGAGTGGCCGTTTATTGGCGCCCGTGACCGCACGTCCACGACGTCCGTTATCTAATAATGAATCGACCGACTCCTGCAGCATCCGTTTTTCATTACGCACAATAATATCTGGCGCGTTTAACTCTAGCAATTTCCGCAAACGGTTATTGCGGTTAATAACACGTCGGTACAAATCATTAAGATCAGATGTCGCAAAACGACCCGAGTCTAACGGCACCAATGGTCGCAAATCAGGTGGTAAAATAGGCAAGACCTCCAGAATCATCCACTCGGGCTTATTCTCTGAGGCAATTAACCCTTCGATAATTTTCAAACGTTTAGTAAAGCGTTTAATTTTTGTTTCTGATTTGGTGTCATCCAATTCTTCTCGAAGCCTTGCAACCTCAACCGACAAATCCATTTCTTTGAGTAGGTATTGAATCGCCTCTGCACCCATTTTAGCCACAAACCCATCGCCATGATTGTCCAATGCATCAATGTAAGCCTCATCGGTCAGCAACTGTCCTTTGCTCAACGGCGTCATACCCGGATCAAGGACAATGTAGGCCTCAAAATAAAGGACACTTTCAATTTCTTTTAAAGGCTTATCCAGCAACAGCCCAATGCGCGATGGCAAAGATTTCAAAAACCAAATATGGGCACACGGTGTGGCTAAATCAATATGCCCCATGCGCTCACGCCTGACCTTTGCCTTGGTCACTTCGACACCACATTTTTCGCACACAACGCCACGGTGCTTTAAGCGCTTGTATTTACCGCATAGACATTCGTAGTCTTTTATAGGACCAAAAATTTTAGCGCAAAAAAGACCATCACGTTCGGGTTTAAAGGTTCGATAATTAATCGTTTCTGGTTTTTTAACCTCACCATAAGACCAAGAACGAATCATCTCTGGAGAAGCTAGGCTAACACGAATTTTATCGAAATCGTCTAGCCCATCTTTTGATTTAAATAAATTTAACAAATCTTGCATTTTATTTCTCCGAAATTAGTCTTGCTCTAACTCTAGGTTAATCCCTAATGAACGCACTTCTTTCAATAGTACATTAAAGGATTCTGGCATACCTGGGTGTATCGTCGGATCACCATCTACGATGCTTTTATACACTTTGGCGCGACCCTCTACGTCATCAGATTTCACTGTTAGCAGCTCTTGCAGTGTGTAGGCAGCACCATAGGCTTGTAATGCCCAGACTTCCATCTCACCAAACCGCTGTCCACCAAACTGCGCCTTACCGCCGAGTGGCTGTTGCGTTACCAAACTATAAGGGCCGGTTGAACGTGCGTGCATTTTGTCATCAACCAAATGGTTAAGTTTTAGCATATACATATAACCAACGGTAACTTCGCGGTCAAATTGCTCGCCTGTCCGCCCATCAAACACGACTGATTGACCCGTTTCAGACAAGTCAGCAAGTGCTAATAATTCGCAAAGCTCTTTTTCTGAAGCACCATCAAACACAGGCGTCGCCATCGGCACACCGCCCCGTAAATTTTCCGCCAATTGAATGATTTCTGCATCTGACAAGCTATCCAAATCTTCACGCTTTTTATCGTGATTATAGATTTTACCTAAAAATTCTCGCAGTTTCGCCATAGAGGTTTGGGCTTTGAGCATTTGATTAATCTTATCACCCAACCCTTTAGCGGCCCAACCCAAATGCGTTTCTAGTACTTGCCCGATATTCATCCGCGACGGCACACCGAGCGGGTTTAGCACGATATCAACAGGCACACCGTCACCTAAAAACGGCATGTCTTCTTGGGGGACAATCATAGAAACCACCCCTTTGTTACCGTGACGTCCCGCTAGTTTGTCTCCAGGCTGCAATCTTCGTTTAATTGCTAGGTAAACTTTTACCATTTTCTGAACGCCTGGTGGCAAATCATCGCCCTGTGTGATTTTGCGTTTTTGCTCTTCGAATTGTTCTAGGCTTTCTTTGCGCTTAACCACAAGCAGCGACTGCATTTCATCGAGCTGTTCATTAATCGCTTTGTCTTGCATACGAAGGTCTAGCCACTGATTTCTATCAAGGCTATCTAGGTAGTCTTGCGTCACGACGCTATCGGCTTTGATTTTTGCTGGCCCTTTTTTGGCTTTTTGCCCAACCAACAGCCGAGCAACGCGTTCAAAAAAGTCATCTTCAAATATCGCCAGCTCTGTGTCTAAATCCATCTTGACCCGTTGAATTTCATCTAATTCTATCGCAAGCGCTCGACTATCTTTCTCAACCCCGTCACGCGTAAACACACGCACATCGATAACAGTACCCTCTACGCCCGACCCTGAGCGTAACGATGTGTCTTTGACATCGGAGGCTTTTTCGCCAAAAATCGCACGTAGCAATTTGTCTTCTGGTGATTGCGGTCGCTCTGATTTAGGCGTGACTTTACCCACGAGAATATCGCCTTGCTTGACTTTGGCACCAATGTGAATAATGCCTGACTCATCAAGCTTAGCCAATGCACTTTCTTTGATATTTGGAATATCAACGGTGATTTCCTCAGAACCTAGCTTGGTGTCTCTTGCCACACAAGTTAGCTCCTCGATATGAATTGTTGTAAAGCGGTCCTCTTTTACAACGCGCTCTGAAATTAGGATAGAATCTTCGAAGTTATAGCCATTCCACGGCATAAATGCGACACGAATATTTTGCCCAATCGCCAACTCTCCCATATCGGTTGAAGGGCCATCCGCCAGCACATCACCTCTAGCAACTTTGTCGCCTAGTTTCACCAATGGCCTTTGGTTGATACAGGTGTTTTGGTTAGACCGCGTGTACTTGGTCAGATTATAAATATCGACACCCGCTTCGCCAGCGGCGGCTTCGTCATCGTTGACCTTAATCACAATACGACCCGCATCGACCGAGTCGACTTCGCCGCCACGTTCTGCGATAACCACCACACCTGAGTCCGTCGCAACCAAACGCTCCATACCCGTACCAACCAAAGGTTTATCCGCCTTTAGTGTCGGCACCGCTTGGCGCTGCATGTTTGATCCCATCAACGCACGGTTGGCATCATCATGTTCCAAAAACGGAATCATAGAGGCAGCAACGGATACGGCCTGTTTGGGTGACACGTCAATCAGCTGAACTTGATCTGGGTTAGACAGTACGGCTTCACCTTGATGCCGGCAAGCCACCAAGTCATCGACAAAGCAACCTTTGCTGTCTAGCCTTGCATTCGCCTGCGCAATGGTATACTCGCTTTCATCAATCGCTGACAAATACACAATTTCAGCGGTCACTTTTTTATTTTTCACCACGCGGTATGGCGTTTCTAAAAAGCCGTAGCTATTCGTACGCGCAAAAGTGGACAATGAATTAATCAAACCGATATTCGGTCCTTCAGGGGTTTCAATCGGGCAAAGTCGTCCATAGTGCGTCGGGTGAACATCGCGCACCTCAAAACCTGCGCGCTCACGCGTCAAACCGCCTGGGCCTAGCGCTGAAATACGTCTTTTGTGCGTCACTTCAGACAGCGGATTGTTTTGATCCATAAACTGTGATAGTTGCGATGAGCCAAAAAATTCTTTGACGGCCGCAGCAACTGGTTTGGCATTAATCAAGTCTCTGGGACCTAAGTTCTCTGCTTCGACCAAAGATAATCGCTCTTTAACCATGCGCTCTAAGCGGACAAGCCCCACACGAAACGCATTTTCTGTCATTTCTCCGACACAGCGAACGCGTCGATTGCCCAAATGATCGATATCATCGACTGTGCCATTACCGTTTTTGATATCGATTAATATTCTCAACACATCAATGATATCATCGTTAGACAGCACGCCTGGGCCTTCTATGGCCTCTCGCCCAACTCGGCGATTAAACTTCATACGCCCAACCGCTGATAAATCATAACGGTCTGGGTCAAAAAATAAACTATGGAAGAGTCCTTCAGCCGCTTCTTTTGTTGGTGGCTCACCTGGACGCATCATTTTGTAGATTTCGACTTGCGCCTCTAACGCGCTAGATGTCAAATCAATCCGCATGGAATCGGATATAAAGGGCCCCTTATCAACGTCATTAACGACAATCAGGTCAAACCCTTTCATTTTTCTGGTTACCATGACATCTAGCAAGTCTGACGTCACAATATCGTTTGCAGCAGACAGGATCTCACCAGTCTCTTTATCTACAACATCGCAGGCCAAGACGCGCCCAACCAAATAATCATGGGGGACATCAATTTTATCAATGTTCGCTTTTTGCATATCGCGAATATGCTTGGCTGTAATACGCTTGCCTGCTTCAACTAATACGTTTTTGCCGTCTTTAATCGAAAAATCGAGCGTCTCACCACGCAAATCCTGCACATCAAGGTGTAACGTTGCCTTAGTGGCTAACAGTTTGACCGTTTGTTTTTCAAAAAATGTATCCAAAATCGTTTTATTATCATAGCCTAACGCGCGAAGAAAAACGGTTACTGGTAATTTTTTACGGCGATCAACCCGACAAAACAAGGTATCCTTAATATCAAACTCAAAATCCAACCAAGAGCCACGGTAAGGGATAACTCGCGCAGAAAATAGCGTCTTACCAGATGAGTGCGACTTACCTTTGTCGTGGTCAAAAAACACACCTGGCGAACGGTGCAATTGCGAAACAACGACACGCTCGGTGCCATTAATCACAAACGTTCCCGTCTCAGTCATCAAAGGCAACTCACCCATGAAAACACTGTCTGGCTCGAGGATTTTTTTAACTTTCTTTTTGGCCGAATCCTTGTCATAAATAACGAGCTTTAACTTAACTCGCAGCGCTGAAGAATAGGTTAGTCCGCGTAATTTACACTCGCGGATACTAAATTCAGGTTTTTCTAATTCATACCCAACGTACTGTAATTCAACATGTCCAGCATGGCTGACAATGGGGAAAACCGATTTAAATGCACTCTCTAGCCCTGCTTCAGGATTACTCGGATGTTCTGCGTTTCCATACAAAAACCCCCGATAAGAGTCTAGCTGAGTTGCAAGCAAAAATGGCGCATCTAAAACGTTTGGTAGTTTGCCAAAATTTTTTCTGATACGTTTTTTTTCGGTATATGAATATGTCATGAGATCCCCAATTAATTATGCAAGCCAAGTGGCATACGCCAAAGACGAAAATATGCCGACTCTTTAAAAAGAGCCAGCATATTCAATAAAACAACGTGTTGTGTTATTTCAGTTCAACAGTTGCGCCAGCTTCTTCAAGCTTCGCTTTAATTTCTTCGGCCTCACCTTTTGCAACACCTTCTTTCAACGTTGAAGGTACGCCTTCAACGGCGTCTTTAGCTTCTTTTAAGCCAAGACCTGTGATTTCGCGAACGACTTTAATAACCGCGACTTTTTTGCCGCCATCACCTGTCAAGACCACATCGAAGTCGTCTTTTGCCGCTGCCTCACCACCAGCGTCTCCACCAGCAGCAGGTGCTGCCGCTGCAACCGCAGCCGTCACACCGAACTTCTCTTCCATTGCAGCGATTAATTCAACAATTTCGCCTACCGTTTTTGCTTCGATTGCTTCTAAAATTTGATCGTTAGTCATACTTTTTCCTCAAACTTAATTAGTTACTATTTATTAGATTCTTAAAAACACTACGCTGCTTCAGCTTCTTTCTGCGCCTTGACTGCATCAATCGTTCTTGCCAACTTGGCGACTGGTGCTTTCATGACCGACATCAGCATGGCAATTGCTTCGTCTTTGGTTGGCATGCTGGCAATTTTATCTAGGCTTTCACCTGCATAAACTTCGCCATCAAACCACAAAAACTGAACCATTTCTTTTGCTGTCGCATTTTCTTTGATGAAATGTTTGAAAATTCGCGCGCCAGCACTTGGCTCGTCCGTTGAAAAAGCAAGCATCAACGGGC is a genomic window containing:
- the rplJ gene encoding 50S ribosomal protein L10, with product MSLNLNEKKAVVEAVAEVAKSSNAVVGASYIGISAEKMTELRALARAQGVHLRIVKNTLAKRALADTEFASCEDRLVGPLMLAFSTDEPSAGARIFKHFIKENATAKEMVQFLWFDGEVYAGESLDKIASMPTKDEAIAMLMSVMKAPVAKLARTIDAVKAQKEAEAA
- the rplL gene encoding 50S ribosomal protein L7/L12, encoding MTNDQILEAIEAKTVGEIVELIAAMEEKFGVTAAVAAAAPAAGGDAGGEAAAKDDFDVVLTGDGGKKVAVIKVVREITGLGLKEAKDAVEGVPSTLKEGVAKGEAEEIKAKLEEAGATVELK
- the rpoB gene encoding DNA-directed RNA polymerase subunit beta; the protein is MTYSYTEKKRIRKNFGKLPNVLDAPFLLATQLDSYRGFLYGNAEHPSNPEAGLESAFKSVFPIVSHAGHVELQYVGYELEKPEFSIRECKLRGLTYSSALRVKLKLVIYDKDSAKKKVKKILEPDSVFMGELPLMTETGTFVINGTERVVVSQLHRSPGVFFDHDKGKSHSSGKTLFSARVIPYRGSWLDFEFDIKDTLFCRVDRRKKLPVTVFLRALGYDNKTILDTFFEKQTVKLLATKATLHLDVQDLRGETLDFSIKDGKNVLVEAGKRITAKHIRDMQKANIDKIDVPHDYLVGRVLACDVVDKETGEILSAANDIVTSDLLDVMVTRKMKGFDLIVVNDVDKGPFISDSMRIDLTSSALEAQVEIYKMMRPGEPPTKEAAEGLFHSLFFDPDRYDLSAVGRMKFNRRVGREAIEGPGVLSNDDIIDVLRILIDIKNGNGTVDDIDHLGNRRVRCVGEMTENAFRVGLVRLERMVKERLSLVEAENLGPRDLINAKPVAAAVKEFFGSSQLSQFMDQNNPLSEVTHKRRISALGPGGLTRERAGFEVRDVHPTHYGRLCPIETPEGPNIGLINSLSTFARTNSYGFLETPYRVVKNKKVTAEIVYLSAIDESEYTIAQANARLDSKGCFVDDLVACRHQGEAVLSNPDQVQLIDVSPKQAVSVAASMIPFLEHDDANRALMGSNMQRQAVPTLKADKPLVGTGMERLVATDSGVVVIAERGGEVDSVDAGRIVIKVNDDEAAAGEAGVDIYNLTKYTRSNQNTCINQRPLVKLGDKVARGDVLADGPSTDMGELAIGQNIRVAFMPWNGYNFEDSILISERVVKEDRFTTIHIEELTCVARDTKLGSEEITVDIPNIKESALAKLDESGIIHIGAKVKQGDILVGKVTPKSERPQSPEDKLLRAIFGEKASDVKDTSLRSGSGVEGTVIDVRVFTRDGVEKDSRALAIELDEIQRVKMDLDTELAIFEDDFFERVARLLVGQKAKKGPAKIKADSVVTQDYLDSLDRNQWLDLRMQDKAINEQLDEMQSLLVVKRKESLEQFEEQKRKITQGDDLPPGVQKMVKVYLAIKRRLQPGDKLAGRHGNKGVVSMIVPQEDMPFLGDGVPVDIVLNPLGVPSRMNIGQVLETHLGWAAKGLGDKINQMLKAQTSMAKLREFLGKIYNHDKKREDLDSLSDAEIIQLAENLRGGVPMATPVFDGASEKELCELLALADLSETGQSVVFDGRTGEQFDREVTVGYMYMLKLNHLVDDKMHARSTGPYSLVTQQPLGGKAQFGGQRFGEMEVWALQAYGAAYTLQELLTVKSDDVEGRAKVYKSIVDGDPTIHPGMPESFNVLLKEVRSLGINLELEQD